The proteins below come from a single Chrysoperla carnea chromosome 1, inChrCarn1.1, whole genome shotgun sequence genomic window:
- the LOC123290872 gene encoding distal membrane-arm assembly complex protein 2 → MFAFAKSPLISRTTINASKLSTNSGKNIVKNVLRNPTKEELQWRTPWHKKSNEFYSKFKLFAPEKSDNAKILQFLQSDFDFRPSAIRNWFRKKRQEMEEDLQKLNVQRLEVLGSELAAAHFIVHRGGSVKFYDDDTIYKRDENGDYDLPSQYNPHYVVEEINCKNVPINYDGLENFGGLRKIKKFSVNGCEPIDDWCLDRISGQFHESLEELDVRNCPNISSRGLEALYRISNLKILYVDKVDSKTFEMVCLLLEELFPKLEIKYT, encoded by the exons atgtttgctTTTGCG AAATCACCATTAATTTCAAGAACAACAATAAACGCTTCAAAGCTCTCCACAAACTCAGGTAAAAACATAGTGAAAAATGTTTTGCGGAATCCAACAAAAGAGGAATTACAATGGCGAACTCCTTGGCATAAGAAATCTAATgaattttacagtaaatttaaattatttgcaccAGAGAAATCCgataatgcaaaaatattacaGTTTTTACAATCAGATTTTGATTTTCGACCGTCTGCAATTCGAAATTGGTTTCGTAAAAAACGTCAAGAAATGGAAgaagatttacaaaaattaaatgtacaacGATTAGAAGTACTGGGGAGTGAATTGGCAGCTGCTCATTTCATTGTACATCGAGGAGGTTCAGTTAA ATTTTATGACGATGATACCATTTATAAACGAGATGAAAATGGTGACTACGATTTACCGTCTCAGTACAATCCTCATTATGTTGTTGAAGAAATTAACTGCAAAAATGTACCAATTAACTATGATGGATTAGAAAATTTTGGAGgcttgagaaaaataaaaaaatttagtgtaaATGGTTGTGAACCAATAGATGATTGGTGTCTCGATCGAATATCGGGACAGTTTCATGAATCTTTGGAAGAACTGGATGTGCGAAATTGTCCAAACATTTCATCGCGTGGATTAGAAGCTTTATATCGAATATCGAATCTTAAGATTTTATATGTTGATAAAGTAGATagtaaaacttttgaaatggTATGCTTACTGCTCGAAGAATTATTCCCTAAACtagaaattaaatatacttaa
- the LOC123290963 gene encoding splicing factor 3B subunit 6 → MALAMQRRTNVRLPPEVNRILYIRNLPYKISAEEMYDIFGKYGAIRQIRVGNTAETRGTAFVVYEDIFDAKNACDHLSGFNVCNRYLVVLYYQHNKAFKRVDVDKKQEEIEKMKTKYGINT, encoded by the exons ATGGCTTTAGCTATGCAAAGGCGTACAAAT gtACGCTTACCTCCAGAAGttaatagaatattatatattcgTAATCTACCATACAAAATAAGTGCTGAAGAAATGTACgatatatttggaaaatatggGGCAATAAGACAAATTCGAGT agGAAATACAGCGGAAACCAGGGGAACAGCATTTGTAGTATACGAAGATATTTTTGATGCCAAAAATGCTTGCGATCATTTATCAGGATTTAATGTATGTAATCGATATCTTGTAGTGCTTTATTATCAACATAACAAAGCTTTCAAACGTGTTGATgttgataaaaaacaagaagaaatagaaaaaatgaaaacaaaatatggaataaacacataa
- the LOC123290871 gene encoding uncharacterized protein LOC123290871: protein MAVHFEKLKNIITPKTKLNISNVFLSPEVGFKIIHNCVTKELRVTIIGARHLPSLYGLNSVHGYVIKVKIFPGKMKYETQMRKESWPVYNEEFLFHLDSASVNADEQISGKFLVLTAYAILENQDSSKDTKDQSVEIKNDTFKRKYQRKISKLLEYNKTDNSSTVQQPSKNGNQPSKRLDNKAKQIDNPMTFEKRRTIGSVTYSIQFNQFDKQSNFSRTTGEIWKNLQDLNSSPGGASPEGLKTLNPSVRKGDIEVGLLYIKSEDGEKCLFTLSLLRMRCSLQIMQQHEQLNGYLYIKLRIIKDGQITEKGKTEQFTPSISHKFDPKSSNIKATIPIINLENISFQIILMSKTRHGKKTDLGQILLTSKSKSTYLKQWEEALEHPNEVITMWQKLE, encoded by the exons ATGGCagtacattttgaaaaattaaaaaatattattacaccaaaaactaaattaaatataagtaatGTGTTTTTAAGTCCAGAAGTGGGAttcaaaataatacataattgtgTTACCAAAGAATTAAGAGTGACAATTATAGGTGCTAGACATTTACCAAGTTTATATGGTTTAAATAGTGTCCATGGATATGTTATTAAG gtaaaaattttCCCTGGAAAAATGAAATACGAAACACAAATGCGGAAAGAATCATGGCCAGTGTACAACGAAGAATTTCTATTCCATTTAGATTCAGCTAGTGTGAATGCTGACGAACAAATTAGTGGTAAATTTTTGGTACTAACAGCATATgcaattttagaaaatcaaGATTCATCAAAAGATACCAAAGATCAaagtgttgaaataaaaaatgatacatttaaacgaaaatatcaacgaaaaatttcaaaattattagaatataataaGACTGATAACTCATCAACAGTGCAGCAGCCGTCAAAAAACGGTAATCAACCATCAAAACGTTTAGATAATAAAGCGAAACAAATTGATAATCCAATGACATTTGAAAAACGACGTACTATTGGCAGCGTCacttattcaattcaatttaatcaattcgacaaacaatcaaatttttcaagaacaaccggagaaatttggaaaaatttacaagatttaAATTCTTCACCGGGCGGTGCTTCACCAGAGGGACTCAAAACactaaat CCATCAGTAAGAAAAGGTGACATAGAAGTTGgtttgttatatataaaatcaGAGGACGgcgaaaaatgtttatttacattatcTTTACTGAGGATGAGATGCAGTTTACAAATAATGCAGCAACATGAACAATTAAAcg gatatttatatataaaattacgaATAATTAAGGATGGACAAATTACAGAAAAAGGAAAAACTGAACAATTTACTCCGTCAATTAGTCATAAATTCGACCCAAAATCATCAAACATTAAAGCAACTATCCCCataattaatttggaaaatatatcctttcaaatcattttaatgaGTAAAACTAGACATGGAAAGAAAACGGATTTAGGTCAAATTCTACTTACGTCAAAAAGTAAATCcacatatttaaaacaatggGAAGAAGCACTAGAACATCCAAATGAAGTCATTACTATGTGGCAAAAActtgaataa